In Phycisphaerae bacterium RAS2, the DNA window CTCGACCGCGCCGCCCCCGTCGACGTTTCGCTACCGCTATCCCGACGTGCCGCCAGTGCTCGATGTCGAGGGCCTCAAGCGGCTGGTGTCGCAATACCGTCACCACGTCGTGCTGATCGACTTCTGGGCCTCGTGGAACCAGCGCAACCGCGAAGAGATGCAGATGCTCTCGCGCTTGCAGGAGGACCTTGCTGACGAAGGGTTCCAGGTGATTGCGTGCAGCTTTGACCCGCCGGAGAAGTGGGGCAACGTGATCGTGCCGATGTTGCACGGCGGCAATGCGAACTTCCCGTGCGTTGTGATTCCCGAGTCGAATCGCGCCGCGGTTCGAGAATGGCTGCAACCGCAATGGACGTACGACGTTCCCGCGCGATTCGTGGTCAGCCGAACCGGCAAGGTCGTGAGCTTCGGCTTCTCTGAAACGCCGCTGGCCTCCATCGAGCAGCAGACGCGCGATCTCGTGCGGCATGGATTGATGGCATCGCCCAATGGCGTGACCGATGGCCGCATTGCTCGCGTGGCAAAGGCTCCGGACAGCGGCCTGCGGACCAAAGTCATCAACGTCAACACGGGGTCGTTTGAGTCCATCGCCGAAGTGACAGCCGGACCGGGCGACTCGCGCAAGCTGGCGGACGAAATGGCCGCGCAGATCGCGCAACGGATTGATCGCGGTGAGAACCCGCGGATCGGCGTGCTGCCGTTTCCGACGGGCATGGGACGGCGCGAGGCGGATGCCCTCGGCGTTCTCACGGCGGATTACCTGATCGAGGCGCTGCAGAAGCAGGGGTTTTTTGATTTCGTCAAGCCGCAGCAGACGCAGCGACTGATTCAACAGGCGAACCTGACACCAACCTCGATAGAGTACGATCCCGCCAGTGTGAAGGGCGCAGTCCAGTGCGACTATCTGGTCGTGGGTTGGTTACGCGAGACGGGTTCGGCAGCTGGTGATGTGCCGGCGCAGCGTGCGAACGGAACCGAAGCGACGGATGATGCAGAGGATTCGCCCGTGCGGCCGGCATCCGCGGGGCTGGAGCGCGAGCCAAACAAGGACGAGTTTGATCAATCGGATGATGGCGCGGAGCTGGACACGATGGAATCCATCCCGACCAAGAAAGCGGCCAGCGCCCGCAGGCCTTCGCGGGACGAGTCGGAGTTTGAAGAAGACTTGCCCTGAAGCAGGGTCGCGTCAGCCGATCTTCAGCAGTTCCACATCGAAGACAAGGGTGGCGTTCGGCGGAATAACGCCGCCGGCTCCGGCCGCGCCGTACCCCAGGTCAGGCGGGATGATGAGCATCCGCCGGCCGCCGACCTTCATCGAGCCGACGCCTTCGGTCCATCCGGAAATGACCTGGTTCAAACCGAAGGCAGCGGGCTGACCGCGATCGCGCGACGAGTCGAACTTCTTCCCATCGGGCAGCCACCCGGTGTAGTGCACCGTGACCTTATCGGTTGGTTTGGGGGAGGGGCCGGCGCCTTCGGTCACGTCGATGTGACAAAGGCCCGTTCGGCTTGTCAACGCCTTGGAAAGATCAGCGCCTTTCGATTCGGCGAATGTCTTGGCTTGTTCCAGCGTGCTCATGGCGTCGTCCTTTCAGGGGTTCAAGGTGCAAATTCGTGGGGTTGGCCTCGCGGCCGCATGGCAACGTTGCGACCGTTTGGAGCGGCCGCAGCGCTTGGTGGCCATGCTCGAAATCCGTCCCGCCTACTTGACGATGTCCAGCAGTTCCATCTCGAAGACGAGTGTCGCATTCGCCGGAATGGCCGGCGGCATGCCCCGCGCGCCGTAGCCCAGCTCCGGCGGAATCAAGAACATCCGCTTGCCGCCGACTTTCATGGTTAATAGCCCCTCGGTCCAGCCCTTGATGAATTGGTTTACGGGGTGGATCAACGGCTCGCCCTGATCGCGCGTCGAGTAGAACTTTTTGCCATCCACCAGCCAACCGGTGCAATGAACCTTGACGCGATCGCTGATGGCCGGCGTTGCGCCCGTGCCGACTTGTACGTCGTACTGCCACAAGCCCGACGCGGACTTGGTTCCCTTGGCCGGATCGCAGCCTTGCTTTCGCATGATGTTCATGCCGTCGTCCCAGGCCTTTTGCGCTGCGTCAGCCAGGTGCTTGGCCTCCTGCTCTTCGGCCAGCCGTTCTTTGGCGATCTCCGCCCTGATTTCGTCGTCCTTGGGGTTGAGTCGTGTGGCCTTGGTGATGACGACCGGCTCGAGCGGCACGGCCTGATGCCCGCCCATGTCCTGTACGGGGACCGCCTTGATGCGATCAACGACGTCCATTCCCTTGATGACTTTACCGAAGACGGCATAGGCGGCGCCGTCGCGCGGTATGTTCAAGGCGTCGTTGTCGACGACGTTGATGAAGAACTGTGACGTGCCGGAATCGGCCTGTCCGCCGATTCTCGCCATGGCGATGGAACCTCGCTTGTTGGTGAGACCGTTCTTCCACTCGTTCTTGATGCCGGCGCGAACGGGCTTCTGTTTCATGTCCTTGTCGAAGCCGCCGCCCTGGATCATGAATCCGCTCATGACGCGGTGGAAGATCGTGCCGTTGTAGTGCTCGCTCTCGACGTAATCGAGGAAGTTCTGCGTCGAGATGGGCGCGTGAAAGCGGTCCAGCTCGATGTAGATGTCGCCCATCGTCGTGGCGAGTTTCACGTAGTCGCGATCGGCGATTTTCACTTTATCGTCTCCGGCGGGGGTGGCAGCGGCGTCCGCGGGCTTCTTGTCGTCGGCCATGGCGCAGGCGCTGGAAATCACAATGAGGGAAAGGCCCAGAAAGCGTACGAGCGGTGCAACGGTCATTCGAATGACTCACGTGGGGATTTGCCGTGCCGACTTGCCAAGAACGCCTCGACGCTGCAGCGCGGCTGATGCGGAAGGATAAGGGCGCTCGCGGCAGGGGTCAAGAATCGGGCGCGCGAGGCGGCCCTACACCGCGCCCGCGCAAAGCGGATTGCGGACGGCGGCAGCGGGAGCATCGCCGGCTCGCGCGATGGCGATGCGCGGTGCAACGTAGACGGGGCCGCCGGAAATGGAATCTCCGTCGATGACGATACGCGCCGCGTGCGTTTCGTACGCGGCGTAATGAGAGCCCGTCGCCTCGCGCACATGCAGGCCGATGGCGTAGGCGCCGGGCACAACGTTCGCGAGGAACTCATAGCAAACGTGATGCGCCTCGCCGGGGCGGGCCGATGGTGCGTCGGCGTTCATGCGTGCGCTGCTCGTCTCAAACACAACGACCTGATCGTCGAGCCGAATCAGCGAAAGTCCGTAGGAGGGCCTGGCCATTTCGACCGAATACACGACATCGAATTCGAACCGCAATGCTTCTCCGGGATGGAAGACGTTCGTCTCGCTCGGCTCGGAACCGTTCAGACGCAGATTGCGAAACCGCACACCGGCGCCGGGTACCGCGGCACAAGGCGAGGTTTCACCGGAGACGTCCCAGTAATGACCGACCGCGCGAACGGCCGGGCCGATGAAGGTCGAGCGGCCATGAGACATGACCATGGCACGATCGCAGAATCGCTGCACCGCGCCGAGATCGTGCGAGACAAAGACAATCGCGACGCCGTTGCGCAGAAACTCGCGCATCTTGTCCATGCACCGCGCCCGAAACGCGCGATCGCCGACCGACAACACTTCGTCCACCAGCAGCACCTGCGGCTCGACGTGCGCCGCGACCGCGAACCCCAGCCGCGCGTGCATTCCGCTGCTGTAGCGCTTGACGGGCGTATCCAGAAACTCGCCGATCCCCGCGA includes these proteins:
- a CDS encoding putative FKBP-type peptidyl-prolyl cis-trans isomerase; this translates as MSTLEQAKTFAESKGADLSKALTSRTGLCHIDVTEGAGPSPKPTDKVTVHYTGWLPDGKKFDSSRDRGQPAAFGLNQVISGWTEGVGSMKVGGRRMLIIPPDLGYGAAGAGGVIPPNATLVFDVELLKIG
- the tagH_1 gene encoding Teichoic acids export ATP-binding protein TagH, translated to MTAAIRVHHVNKRFRRGEAMDSLRDVVAKSLRRFRRRPADAPGRAAAESRHDFWAVDDVTFEVSPGEAFGVIGPNGAGKSTLLKLLAGIMPPTRGEIDIAGRVSALIELGAGFHGDLTGRENIYLNASILGLSRRETAARFDDIVAFAGIGEFLDTPVKRYSSGMHARLGFAVAAHVEPQVLLVDEVLSVGDRAFRARCMDKMREFLRNGVAIVFVSHDLGAVQRFCDRAMVMSHGRSTFIGPAVRAVGHYWDVSGETSPCAAVPGAGVRFRNLRLNGSEPSETNVFHPGEALRFEFDVVYSVEMARPSYGLSLIRLDDQVVVFETSSARMNADAPSARPGEAHHVCYEFLANVVPGAYAIGLHVREATGSHYAAYETHAARIVIDGDSISGGPVYVAPRIAIARAGDAPAAAVRNPLCAGAV
- a CDS encoding AhpC/TSA family protein, with translation MTVNRITTRRGIQATVVFASLSLASLGLGMSGCTSDGYPLDNTYHYQGKAPSTAPPPSTFRYRYPDVPPVLDVEGLKRLVSQYRHHVVLIDFWASWNQRNREEMQMLSRLQEDLADEGFQVIACSFDPPEKWGNVIVPMLHGGNANFPCVVIPESNRAAVREWLQPQWTYDVPARFVVSRTGKVVSFGFSETPLASIEQQTRDLVRHGLMASPNGVTDGRIARVAKAPDSGLRTKVINVNTGSFESIAEVTAGPGDSRKLADEMAAQIAQRIDRGENPRIGVLPFPTGMGRREADALGVLTADYLIEALQKQGFFDFVKPQQTQRLIQQANLTPTSIEYDPASVKGAVQCDYLVVGWLRETGSAAGDVPAQRANGTEATDDAEDSPVRPASAGLEREPNKDEFDQSDDGAELDTMESIPTKKAASARRPSRDESEFEEDLP
- the ppiA_2 gene encoding Peptidyl-prolyl cis-trans isomerase A precursor: MTVAPLVRFLGLSLIVISSACAMADDKKPADAAATPAGDDKVKIADRDYVKLATTMGDIYIELDRFHAPISTQNFLDYVESEHYNGTIFHRVMSGFMIQGGGFDKDMKQKPVRAGIKNEWKNGLTNKRGSIAMARIGGQADSGTSQFFINVVDNDALNIPRDGAAYAVFGKVIKGMDVVDRIKAVPVQDMGGHQAVPLEPVVITKATRLNPKDDEIRAEIAKERLAEEQEAKHLADAAQKAWDDGMNIMRKQGCDPAKGTKSASGLWQYDVQVGTGATPAISDRVKVHCTGWLVDGKKFYSTRDQGEPLIHPVNQFIKGWTEGLLTMKVGGKRMFLIPPELGYGARGMPPAIPANATLVFEMELLDIVK